In Strigops habroptila isolate Jane chromosome 2, bStrHab1.2.pri, whole genome shotgun sequence, one genomic interval encodes:
- the CHST7 gene encoding carbohydrate sulfotransferase 7, with amino-acid sequence MKGRRRWRGEHRRFAAVLVLYTLVLLLLVPYALDYGARRGRADEEPLLRRCPSLEEALSEWGWEQQQPPLDEEEEDEDGDEAAGNGSAAGKRHIYLHATWRTGSSFLGELFNQHPDVFYLYEPMWHLWQALYPGDALSLQGALRDMLRALFRCDFSVLHLYAAPPGPRDPLAPAPPAADNLTTAGIFGWRTNKVICSPPLCPGAPRARGEIGLVDGAACEETCPPRALRELEAECRKYPVVVIKDVRLLQLGALLPLLREPGLNLRVVQLFRDPRAVHNSRLKARQALLRESIQVLRSRHRAEPRGTLRHPHQQLPGVLGGGRAPQHRAEFFLGGALEVICQAWLRDLLLARRAPAWVRRRYTQLRYEDLVREPRAQLRRLLRFAGLPVPPALEDFVLNMTRGAAYSSDRPFLISARDAREAIHAWRERLSRQQVRQVEAACGEAMSLLAYPLSAGDAR; translated from the coding sequence ATGAAGGGCCGCCGGCGGTGGCGGGGCGAGCACCGCCGTTTCGCCGCCGTGTTGGTCCTGTACACGCTGGTGCTGCTCCTGTTGGTACCCTACGCTCTGGACTACGGGGCCCGGCGCGGGCGGGCGGACGAGGAGCCGCTGCTGCGGCGCTGCCCCAGCCTGGAAGAGGCGCTGAGcgagtggggctgggagcagcagcagccgccgctGGACGAGGAAGAGGAGGACGAGGACGGGGACGAGGCGGCGGGTAACGGCAGCGCGGCGGGGAAGCGGCACATCTACCTGCACGCCACTTGGCGCACGGGATCCTCCTTCCTCGGGGAGCTCTTCAACCAGCACCCCGACGTCTTCTACCTCTACGAGCCCATGTGGCACCTGTGGCAGGCCCTGTACCCGGGGGACGCGCTGAGCCTGCAGGGCGCCCTCCGCGACATGCTGCGCGCCCTCTTCCGATGCGACTTCTCCGTCCTGCACCTCTACGCCGCGCCGCCCGGCCCCCGCGACCCGCtggcccccgccccgcccgccgccgacAACCTCACCACGGCCGGCATCTTCGGCTGGAGGACCAACAAGGTGATCTGCTCGCCGCCGCTCTGCCCCGGTGCTCCGCGGGCCCGCGGCGAAATCGGCCTCGTCGACGGCGCCGCCTGCGAGGAGACGTGCCCGCCGCGGGCGCTGCGGGAGCTGGAGGCCGAGTGCCGCAAATACCCAGTGGTGGTCATCAAGGACGTgcggctgctgcagctgggcgcgctgctgccgctgctgcgGGAGCCCGGCCTCAACCTCCGCGTGGTGCAGCTCTTCCGCGACCCCCGCGCCGTCCACAACTCCCGCCTCAAGGCCCGGCAGGCGCTGCTGCGGGAGAGCATCCAGGTGCTGCGCAGCCGGCACCGCGCCGAGCCGCGGGGGACGCTCCGCCACCCGCACCAGCAGCTGCCCGGCGTGCtgggcggcgggcgggcgccgCAGCACCGCGCCGAGTTTTTCCTCGGCGGCGCCCTGGAGGTGATCTGCCAGGCCTGGCTGCGCGACCTCCTCCTGGCCCGCCGCGCCCCGGCCTGGGTCCGCCGCCGCTACACGCAGCTGCGCTACGAGGACCTGGTGCGGGAGCCCCGCGCCCAGCTGCGCCGCCTGCTCCGCTTCGCCGGGCTGCCCGTGCCGCCCGCGCTGGAGGACTTCGTGCTCAACATGACCCGCGGCGCCGCCTACTCCTCCGACCGGCCCTTCCTCATCTCCGCCCGCGACGCGCGGGAGGCCATCCATGCCTGGCGGGAGCGCCTCAGCCGGCAGCAGGTGCGGCAGGTGGAGGCCGCCTGCGGCGAGGCCATGAGTCTCCTCGCCTACCCGCTCAGCGCCGGCGACGCCCGGTAG